A window of Aeromicrobium sp. Root236 contains these coding sequences:
- a CDS encoding SDR family NAD(P)-dependent oxidoreductase: MSDDLSTDFAGLTGAALVVGGSGGLGAEIARLLAARGSDVAVTYRGNANAGSAVAEAASELGVRSSAHPLDVTSADDSATLLAEIAQTYGGLHTLVYAAGPHVPMVHLSRVSPADFAEQLRQDTVGFFNLAHPALPLLREAKGSIVAVTTAATARFPVRDGLSSAPKGAVEQLVRGLAAEEGRFGVRVNAVGPGMLTDGMAARLIESGELDDAALEITRGNIPLRRFGNAADIAEAVCFLASARAGFITGQKLDVDGGYTV; this comes from the coding sequence ATGAGTGACGACCTCTCGACCGACTTCGCCGGCCTGACCGGCGCCGCGCTCGTGGTGGGCGGTAGCGGCGGCCTGGGCGCCGAGATCGCGCGGTTGCTCGCGGCTCGCGGCAGCGACGTCGCGGTGACCTACCGCGGCAACGCGAATGCCGGCAGCGCGGTCGCCGAGGCAGCATCCGAGCTCGGCGTACGGTCATCGGCCCACCCGCTCGACGTCACGTCGGCCGACGACTCAGCCACCCTGCTGGCCGAGATCGCGCAGACGTACGGGGGGCTGCACACCCTCGTGTACGCCGCGGGCCCGCACGTGCCGATGGTGCACCTGTCGCGGGTGTCGCCGGCCGACTTCGCCGAGCAGCTGAGGCAGGACACCGTCGGGTTCTTCAACCTCGCACACCCGGCCCTGCCGTTGCTGCGCGAGGCTAAGGGCTCCATCGTCGCCGTCACGACGGCGGCGACCGCACGGTTCCCCGTACGGGATGGACTCTCGTCCGCGCCCAAGGGTGCCGTCGAGCAGCTCGTACGCGGGCTCGCCGCCGAGGAAGGTCGCTTCGGTGTCCGGGTCAATGCCGTGGGCCCGGGCATGCTCACCGACGGCATGGCCGCCCGGCTGATCGAGTCCGGCGAGCTCGACGACGCGGCGCTCGAGATCACGCGGGGCAACATCCCGCTGCGGCGCTTCGGCAACGCCGCCGACATCGCGGAGGCCGTGTGCTTCCTGGCATCGGCGCGGGCCGGGTTCATCACCGGCCAGAAGCTCGACGTCGACGGCGGCTACACCGTCTGA
- a CDS encoding nitroreductase family deazaflavin-dependent oxidoreductase codes for MGLLTPIAVKVGSIPWLPRYLPQIMWVDNLIRRVTRGRLTLLDIAGLPNLVLTVRGRKSGIPRSMPLLCVPDGRDILIAGSNFGGAKEPIWVKNVEATSEVTVYFRRRETPMVVRRLEGDERAAAWSLMVETWPNFLMYEKRTDRTIKLFRLTPTR; via the coding sequence ATGGGACTGCTCACTCCGATCGCCGTCAAGGTGGGGTCGATCCCGTGGCTGCCCCGATACCTGCCGCAGATCATGTGGGTCGACAACCTGATCCGGCGCGTGACCCGTGGGCGGCTCACCCTGCTCGACATCGCCGGACTGCCGAACCTCGTGCTCACCGTGCGCGGCCGCAAGAGCGGGATCCCACGCAGCATGCCGCTCCTGTGCGTGCCCGACGGCCGGGACATCCTGATCGCCGGCTCGAACTTCGGCGGCGCCAAGGAGCCGATCTGGGTCAAGAACGTCGAGGCGACGTCCGAGGTCACGGTCTACTTCCGCCGGCGTGAGACTCCCATGGTCGTACGCCGGCTCGAGGGTGACGAGCGCGCAGCCGCCTGGTCGCTCATGGTCGAGACGTGGCCCAACTTCCTGATGTACGAGAAGCGCACCGACCGCACGATCAAGCTGTTCCGCCTGACGCCGACCCGGTGA
- a CDS encoding enoyl-CoA hydratase family protein, translated as MTIRSELRDDGIRVVTMDHPPVNALTVRGWFDLATALDEAGADPATKVVVLRADGKGFNAGVDIKEMQNTTGFDALIGANKGCFAAFKAVYECAVPVISAVHGFCLGGGVGLVGNSDIVVASDDAYFGVPEVNQGALGAATHLARLVPQHLMRTLYFTARTIPAADLVQHGSVYAVVPRDELDDLALGLAAEIAAKDTRVIRAAKEALNGIDPVDVNTSYRFEQGFTMELNLMGVSDELRDDFAGTAKSQQSAGTDKANK; from the coding sequence ATGACCATACGTTCTGAGCTCCGCGACGACGGGATCCGCGTCGTCACGATGGACCACCCTCCGGTCAACGCGCTCACGGTCCGGGGCTGGTTCGACCTCGCGACGGCCCTCGACGAGGCGGGGGCTGACCCGGCCACGAAGGTCGTCGTGCTCCGCGCCGACGGCAAGGGGTTCAACGCCGGCGTCGACATCAAGGAGATGCAGAACACCACCGGGTTCGACGCCCTGATCGGCGCCAACAAGGGCTGCTTCGCGGCATTCAAGGCCGTGTACGAGTGCGCCGTCCCGGTCATCTCCGCGGTGCACGGGTTCTGCCTCGGCGGCGGCGTCGGCCTGGTCGGCAACTCCGACATCGTGGTCGCCAGCGACGACGCGTACTTCGGCGTGCCCGAGGTCAACCAGGGCGCACTCGGCGCGGCCACGCACCTCGCTCGGCTCGTGCCGCAGCACCTCATGCGCACCCTCTACTTCACCGCGCGCACGATCCCGGCAGCCGACCTCGTGCAGCACGGGTCGGTGTACGCCGTCGTGCCGCGCGACGAGCTCGACGACCTGGCGCTCGGCCTCGCCGCCGAGATCGCCGCCAAGGACACCCGCGTCATCCGAGCCGCCAAGGAGGCGCTCAACGGCATCGACCCGGTCGACGTCAACACCAGCTACCGCTTCGAGCAAGGATTCACGATGGAGCTCAACCTGATGGGCGTGAGCGACGAGCTCCGCGACGACTTCGCCGGGACGGCGAAAAGTCAGCAGAGTGCCGGTACGGACAAGGCCAACAAGTGA
- a CDS encoding SDR family oxidoreductase: MTLALDLSGRVALVTGGSRGIGRGIAAVLVEAGATVVTCGRSAVDDPVAGTEHLTCDVRDPDAVAALVARVVESHGRLDVLVNNAGGAPYALAADSSSRLDDKILGLNLSAVLTVSKAANVVMQQQPGGGAVVNISSVSALRPSPGTASYGAAKAGVDSLTRTLAVEWGPRVRVNSIDVGLCRTEQTADHYGDDATVAAVEATIPLGRMAEPEEVGRVAAFLASDLASYVSGATVACHGGGEPPVFLHVVTKEQHS; this comes from the coding sequence ATGACTCTGGCCCTGGACCTCTCCGGACGCGTCGCGCTGGTCACCGGCGGCTCCCGCGGGATCGGCCGTGGCATCGCTGCCGTCCTGGTCGAGGCGGGCGCCACGGTCGTCACCTGCGGACGGTCGGCGGTCGACGATCCGGTCGCGGGCACCGAGCACCTGACCTGCGACGTACGCGATCCGGACGCCGTCGCCGCACTCGTCGCACGAGTCGTCGAGTCGCACGGCCGCCTCGACGTGCTGGTCAACAATGCGGGCGGTGCGCCGTACGCCCTGGCGGCCGACTCGAGCTCGCGCCTCGACGACAAGATCCTCGGCCTCAACCTGTCCGCGGTGCTGACGGTCTCCAAGGCCGCCAACGTGGTCATGCAGCAGCAGCCCGGCGGCGGCGCCGTCGTCAACATCTCGTCGGTGTCCGCACTGCGGCCCTCGCCGGGCACCGCGTCGTACGGGGCGGCAAAGGCGGGGGTGGACTCGCTGACCAGGACCCTCGCCGTCGAGTGGGGTCCGCGCGTACGGGTCAACAGCATCGACGTCGGCCTGTGCCGCACCGAGCAGACCGCCGACCACTACGGCGACGATGCGACCGTCGCCGCGGTCGAGGCCACGATCCCGCTCGGGCGCATGGCCGAGCCCGAGGAGGTGGGCCGGGTCGCCGCGTTTCTTGCCTCGGACCTCGCTTCGTACGTCTCCGGTGCCACCGTCGCCTGCCACGGCGGCGGCGAGCCCCCCGTCTTCCTGCACGTCGTCACCAAGGAGCAGCACTCATGA
- a CDS encoding diacylglycerol kinase, with protein sequence MTTRVAVWSTGTLGRHAIAGIDRNPDLELVGVWVSDPAKDGRDAGDLAGLGRDLGITASTDRDVVLAARPDCIVHCAMTDDRVLEAYEDLVGFLEAGINVVSSGPVILLFPGPALPESFWQRIEDAGRHGGASLHVNGIDPGWANDVLPLQLLSLSQRIDQVRVMEIADYSTYDQAVSMGDIFGFGAPLDEVAPLWQPGILSMAWGPVVRQMAAALDVTLDEPLVETVDRRPAESDLSTVCVDIKEGTMAAVRFEVIGMVDGEPRIVLEHVTRTHRDQVPEWPRPSNGDGSYRLEITGEPMMTVEFTHHGEHGDHNVSGMIITAQRLVNAVPAVVAAEPGLVTALDLPLVTGRGLVTS encoded by the coding sequence ATGACAACCCGCGTCGCGGTCTGGTCGACCGGCACCCTCGGGCGCCATGCGATCGCCGGCATCGACCGCAACCCCGACCTCGAGCTGGTCGGCGTGTGGGTCAGCGATCCGGCCAAGGACGGTCGCGACGCCGGTGACCTCGCCGGCCTCGGCCGCGACCTCGGCATCACTGCCAGCACCGACCGCGACGTCGTCCTGGCGGCGAGGCCCGACTGCATCGTCCACTGCGCCATGACGGACGACCGGGTGCTCGAGGCGTACGAGGACCTGGTCGGCTTCCTCGAGGCGGGCATCAACGTGGTCAGCAGCGGCCCGGTGATCCTGCTGTTCCCGGGCCCCGCGCTGCCCGAGTCGTTCTGGCAGCGGATCGAGGATGCCGGTCGTCACGGCGGGGCCAGCCTGCACGTCAACGGCATCGATCCCGGCTGGGCCAACGACGTCCTGCCGCTGCAGCTCCTCTCGTTGAGCCAGCGCATCGACCAGGTGCGCGTCATGGAGATCGCGGACTACTCGACGTACGACCAGGCCGTGTCGATGGGCGACATCTTCGGCTTCGGCGCGCCGCTCGACGAGGTCGCGCCGCTGTGGCAGCCAGGGATCCTGTCGATGGCGTGGGGCCCGGTCGTACGCCAGATGGCCGCCGCACTCGATGTCACCCTCGACGAGCCGCTCGTCGAGACCGTGGACCGGCGGCCGGCCGAGAGCGACCTCTCGACGGTGTGCGTCGACATCAAGGAGGGAACCATGGCGGCGGTCCGCTTCGAGGTGATCGGCATGGTCGACGGCGAGCCGCGGATCGTTCTGGAGCACGTGACCCGTACGCACCGCGACCAGGTCCCGGAGTGGCCCAGGCCGTCCAACGGTGACGGTTCCTACCGCCTCGAGATCACGGGAGAGCCCATGATGACCGTCGAGTTCACGCACCACGGCGAGCACGGCGACCACAATGTCAGCGGCATGATCATCACGGCGCAGCGCCTCGTGAACGCCGTGCCGGCTGTTGTCGCAGCGGAGCCCGGGCTGGTGACCGCGCTCGACCTGCCGCTCGTCACCGGCCGAGGACTGGTGACGTCATGA
- a CDS encoding carboxymuconolactone decarboxylase family protein translates to MIIDVPEGKDPINYVWGEMVPEIGGAAATLALKVYSDSTLGLREFEAARLRIAQINGCLFCQDWRTERDGEKVEDTFDEAVQDWRTTDAFDARTRLAAEYAELYASDHHSIDDEFWRRMLAEYDQREIVELSMCLGSWLSFGRLNRVLGLDTACVLPSHVV, encoded by the coding sequence ATGATCATCGACGTGCCCGAGGGCAAGGACCCCATCAATTACGTCTGGGGCGAGATGGTCCCCGAGATCGGCGGTGCCGCGGCGACGCTGGCGCTCAAGGTCTACTCCGACTCGACGCTCGGGCTTCGCGAGTTCGAGGCCGCCCGGCTGCGCATCGCGCAGATCAACGGCTGCCTGTTCTGCCAGGACTGGCGCACCGAGCGCGACGGCGAGAAGGTCGAGGACACGTTCGACGAGGCGGTGCAGGACTGGCGTACGACCGACGCGTTCGACGCGCGTACGCGTTTGGCCGCGGAGTACGCCGAGCTCTACGCGTCCGACCACCACAGCATCGACGACGAGTTCTGGAGGCGGATGCTGGCCGAGTACGACCAGCGCGAGATCGTCGAGCTCAGCATGTGCCTCGGCTCGTGGCTGTCGTTCGGCCGGCTCAACCGCGTGCTCGGCCTCGACACCGCCTGCGTCCTGCCGTCGCACGTCGTATGA
- a CDS encoding LCP family protein, with protein sequence MTSTATPPTPSGERRPKRVWRRIVIGFAVFALVLGIGGAAAFWKLNGNIASAALDKKDHVVKDDTPKGATNILFIGSDSRKLKSKGYGNEAGQRSDALVLVHFAKDNKRVEAVQIPRDTLTTLPACKDTGSGAFPGGANLMINSALAGGPACSVRAVEALSNVHIDHFVQLDFDGFASMVNALGGVNVCLDKPMVDPDAKLDLPAGKQKLNGKNTLALARTRHAVGDGSDIGRLGHQQVVMSAIISRARSAGVLTRPDRLFKFLNALTSSMTVDEGISSIPKLTGLAKRARAVPDSKIRFITMPNGAAPSDPNRVVKTADADTIFASIAKDRAVPVESEDAKSETPKTPVKILNAAGTQGLASSAQVALVKEGYVVSGVESAQKNSARTRIFVDSTPEALKTAKALNKKFGFKAEIVEQPSGMTGVWLIVGTDRVSAGFEPVTPDAIKATTRTASGSLCS encoded by the coding sequence GTGACGAGCACTGCCACGCCACCCACGCCCTCGGGCGAGCGCCGCCCCAAGCGGGTCTGGCGACGCATCGTGATCGGCTTCGCCGTGTTCGCGCTGGTGCTCGGCATCGGCGGCGCTGCGGCGTTCTGGAAGCTCAACGGCAACATCGCGTCGGCGGCGCTTGACAAGAAGGACCACGTCGTCAAGGACGACACCCCCAAGGGCGCGACCAACATCCTGTTCATCGGCTCGGACTCCCGCAAGCTCAAGTCCAAGGGCTACGGCAACGAGGCCGGGCAGCGCAGCGACGCCCTGGTGCTGGTGCACTTCGCCAAGGACAACAAGCGCGTCGAGGCCGTCCAGATCCCGCGTGACACGCTCACCACGCTGCCGGCCTGCAAGGACACCGGAAGCGGCGCGTTCCCCGGCGGCGCCAACCTGATGATCAACTCGGCGCTGGCAGGCGGCCCGGCGTGCTCCGTGCGCGCGGTCGAGGCCCTGAGCAACGTCCACATCGACCACTTCGTGCAGCTGGACTTCGACGGCTTCGCCTCGATGGTCAACGCCCTCGGCGGCGTCAACGTGTGCCTCGACAAGCCCATGGTCGACCCCGATGCCAAGCTCGACCTGCCGGCCGGCAAGCAGAAGCTCAACGGCAAGAACACCCTCGCACTGGCCCGTACGCGCCACGCCGTCGGTGACGGCAGCGACATCGGCCGCCTCGGGCACCAGCAGGTCGTCATGTCGGCGATCATCAGCCGGGCCCGCAGCGCGGGTGTGCTGACTCGTCCCGACCGGCTGTTCAAGTTCCTCAACGCCCTGACCTCGTCGATGACGGTCGACGAGGGCATCTCGTCGATCCCCAAGCTCACGGGTCTCGCCAAGCGGGCCAGGGCCGTGCCGGACTCCAAGATCCGGTTCATCACGATGCCCAACGGTGCTGCGCCGAGCGACCCCAACCGGGTGGTCAAGACGGCCGATGCTGACACGATCTTCGCCTCGATCGCCAAGGATCGCGCGGTCCCGGTCGAGAGCGAGGACGCCAAGAGCGAGACGCCCAAGACCCCGGTCAAGATCCTCAACGCCGCCGGCACCCAGGGCCTCGCCTCGTCGGCGCAGGTCGCGCTGGTCAAGGAGGGCTATGTGGTCTCGGGCGTCGAGTCGGCGCAGAAGAACTCGGCCAGGACGCGCATCTTCGTCGACAGCACGCCCGAGGCGCTCAAGACCGCCAAGGCGCTCAACAAGAAGTTCGGCTTCAAGGCCGAGATCGTCGAGCAGCCCAGCGGCATGACGGGCGTGTGGCTGATCGTCGGGACCGACCGGGTCAGTGCGGGCTTCGAGCCGGTCACGCCGGACGCGATCAAGGCCACGACCCGTACGGCCAGCGGCTCGCTCTGCAGCTGA
- a CDS encoding SDR family oxidoreductase encodes MTLLEGRIAIVTGAGRGIGRAHALELARQGAKVVVNDFGVSLAGETDAESPAESVVSEIKALGGEAVANGADVADFGEAEAMVQQAIDTFGGLDILVNNAGFVRDRMLVNTSEEEWDAVIRVHLKGHFAPLRHAGAYWRTESKEGRTRAARVINTSSGAGLQGSIGQTTYSAAKAGIAGMTLVAAAEMGRYGVTVNAIAPVARTRMTEGAFDTSAMPEPEDNSPVVAWLASVEAGDVTGRVIEIEGGQICLEQGWTHGPRRDAARRWETAEVGSALRELIAEGADPEPVYGVS; translated from the coding sequence ATGACCCTTCTTGAAGGCCGCATCGCGATCGTCACCGGCGCGGGCCGCGGCATCGGCCGGGCGCACGCGCTCGAGCTGGCGCGGCAGGGTGCCAAGGTCGTGGTCAACGACTTCGGCGTCTCGCTGGCAGGGGAGACCGACGCCGAGTCGCCCGCGGAGTCCGTGGTGTCAGAGATCAAAGCCCTCGGCGGTGAGGCCGTGGCCAACGGCGCGGATGTCGCCGACTTCGGCGAGGCCGAGGCGATGGTGCAGCAGGCGATCGACACGTTCGGCGGCCTCGACATCCTGGTCAACAACGCCGGCTTCGTCCGCGACCGCATGCTCGTCAACACCTCCGAGGAGGAGTGGGACGCTGTCATCCGGGTGCACCTCAAGGGCCACTTCGCGCCGCTGCGGCACGCGGGAGCGTACTGGCGGACTGAGTCGAAGGAAGGGCGTACGCGGGCAGCCCGCGTCATCAACACCTCGTCGGGCGCAGGCCTGCAGGGCTCGATTGGCCAGACGACATACTCCGCGGCCAAGGCGGGCATCGCCGGTATGACCCTGGTCGCCGCCGCCGAGATGGGCCGGTACGGCGTGACGGTCAACGCGATCGCCCCGGTCGCCCGGACCCGCATGACCGAGGGTGCGTTCGACACCTCGGCGATGCCTGAGCCCGAGGACAACTCACCCGTGGTGGCCTGGCTCGCCTCGGTCGAGGCCGGCGACGTCACCGGCCGGGTCATCGAGATCGAGGGCGGCCAGATCTGCCTCGAACAGGGCTGGACCCACGGCCCGCGCCGCGACGCCGCCCGGCGTTGGGAGACCGCGGAGGTCGGGTCCGCGCTGCGCGAGCTGATCGCCGAGGGCGCCGATCCCGAGCCGGTCTACGGAGTCAGCTAG
- a CDS encoding dihydrodipicolinate reductase, with translation MNVPIRTAVWGTGNVGRAAIRAVDAHPGLELSAVIVHDPAKVGRDAGDLADLDRTLGVAATEDIEGTLGGIDALVYAASGEIRPHEALADINRAIALGIVVVTPSLYGMYDPDSAPPELRDPVHAAIAAGGGSLFVSGIDPGWGNDIVPVLISGLAATIDQIRCQEIFDYTTYDQQDSVRYLIGMGQPMEEEPPMVAPTIPTMVWGGQVRLIAKALGVEVDEITEHVERRELDETVENAAMGTFEKGTQGALRFEVQGIVDGEARIVVEHVTRIHPSCAPDWPSPPDGGDGVHRVVIEGRPRIEVNIEATDEGGNRAAGGNATAVGRIVNAIPWLVEAEPGLYDALQVPLTPGVGKLSRLATA, from the coding sequence ATGAACGTACCGATTCGCACCGCCGTGTGGGGCACCGGCAACGTCGGGCGCGCGGCGATCCGCGCCGTCGACGCCCATCCCGGGCTCGAGCTGAGTGCCGTGATCGTCCACGACCCCGCCAAGGTGGGCCGCGATGCCGGCGACCTCGCGGACCTCGACCGTACGCTCGGGGTCGCCGCGACCGAGGACATCGAGGGCACGCTCGGCGGCATCGACGCCCTCGTCTACGCGGCGTCGGGCGAGATCCGGCCCCACGAGGCGCTCGCCGACATCAACCGGGCGATCGCCCTCGGCATCGTCGTCGTGACGCCGTCGCTCTACGGCATGTACGACCCCGACTCGGCACCTCCGGAGCTCCGCGACCCGGTGCACGCCGCGATCGCCGCCGGCGGTGGCTCGCTGTTCGTGTCCGGCATCGACCCGGGATGGGGCAACGACATCGTCCCGGTGCTGATCAGCGGCCTGGCAGCGACGATCGACCAGATCCGGTGCCAGGAGATCTTCGACTACACGACGTACGACCAGCAGGACTCCGTGCGCTACCTGATCGGGATGGGCCAGCCAATGGAGGAGGAGCCGCCGATGGTGGCGCCGACGATCCCGACCATGGTGTGGGGCGGCCAGGTCCGGCTCATCGCCAAGGCGCTGGGCGTCGAGGTCGACGAGATCACCGAGCACGTGGAGCGCCGCGAGCTCGACGAGACGGTCGAGAACGCCGCGATGGGGACGTTCGAGAAGGGCACCCAAGGCGCGCTGCGCTTCGAGGTGCAGGGCATCGTCGACGGCGAGGCGCGCATCGTCGTCGAGCACGTCACCCGCATCCACCCGTCGTGCGCGCCGGACTGGCCGTCACCGCCGGACGGAGGCGACGGCGTGCACCGCGTCGTCATCGAGGGCAGACCGCGCATCGAGGTCAACATCGAGGCCACCGACGAGGGCGGCAACCGTGCAGCCGGCGGCAACGCCACCGCGGTGGGTCGCATCGTCAACGCGATCCCTTGGCTCGTCGAGGCCGAACCCGGCCTCTACGACGCCCTGCAGGTCCCCCTGACGCCGGGCGTCGGCAAGCTCTCGAGATTGGCCACCGCATGA
- a CDS encoding CoA-transferase subunit beta translates to MASTSSTSDVTRSEYCAVAIADCFADDGEIMGSPMGLLPTLGARLAKNTTNPALMLTDGEARILRGTPPLGQSGDVIEGWMPFRLVLESVVPYGKRHVMMGATQIDRHGNQNISAIGPWEQPTRQLLGVRGAPGNTVNNRTSYWVPKHSTRVVVEQVDIVSGIGRARAEAAGAAATKFHDVHRLVTNLGVFDFGGPGHTMRFVSVHPGVTVDEVREASGCEIHAEGDVPETRTPTDGELVLIRELLDPTKLREREVPPS, encoded by the coding sequence ATGGCTTCGACAAGCTCAACCAGCGATGTCACCCGCTCGGAGTACTGCGCCGTTGCGATCGCCGACTGCTTCGCAGACGACGGCGAGATCATGGGCAGCCCGATGGGACTGCTGCCGACCCTCGGCGCCCGGCTGGCCAAGAACACGACGAACCCCGCGCTGATGCTGACCGACGGCGAGGCCCGGATCCTGCGGGGCACGCCGCCGCTCGGCCAGTCCGGCGACGTCATCGAGGGCTGGATGCCGTTCCGGCTCGTGCTCGAGTCCGTCGTCCCCTACGGCAAGCGCCACGTCATGATGGGCGCGACGCAGATCGACCGGCACGGCAACCAGAACATCTCGGCGATCGGCCCGTGGGAGCAGCCGACCCGCCAGCTGCTGGGCGTACGCGGTGCGCCGGGCAACACCGTCAACAACCGCACGTCCTACTGGGTGCCCAAGCACTCCACCCGCGTCGTCGTCGAGCAGGTCGACATCGTGTCGGGCATCGGACGTGCCCGCGCCGAGGCCGCCGGCGCTGCGGCGACGAAGTTCCACGACGTGCACCGCCTCGTCACCAACCTCGGGGTGTTCGACTTCGGCGGACCCGGGCACACGATGCGGTTCGTCTCGGTGCACCCCGGCGTGACCGTCGACGAGGTACGCGAGGCCAGCGGCTGCGAGATCCACGCCGAAGGCGACGTGCCGGAGACGCGTACGCCGACCGACGGCGAGCTGGTGCTGATCCGCGAGCTGCTCGACCCCACCAAGCTCCGCGAGCGGGAAGTGCCGCCCTCGTGA
- a CDS encoding SDR family NAD(P)-dependent oxidoreductase, with amino-acid sequence MTGAFDGRSILVTGASSGLGAAAVRRFAAGGGLVYAASRDQAKLAEVAESCADLPGEVRFGQLDVASRGSCRGAVAAAVEAYGRLDVLVNNAGRHDFRLTADVTEEEWDHDIALNLSGAFHLSQAAIPHLLETGGNIVNVASVAGVMGEAYSAAYTAAKHGIVGLTKALAVEYLDSPLRVNCVCPGGMDTPQAQTISVPDGADWELIMRVAAKRGLMSADSVAAVVVFLASDDAASVHGSIQMVDHGHLAG; translated from the coding sequence ATGACCGGCGCGTTCGACGGGCGGAGCATCCTCGTCACCGGCGCCTCGTCAGGGCTCGGCGCGGCGGCTGTACGGCGGTTCGCCGCCGGCGGCGGGCTCGTCTACGCCGCATCGCGCGACCAGGCGAAGCTCGCCGAGGTCGCCGAGTCCTGCGCCGACCTGCCCGGCGAGGTGCGATTCGGGCAGCTCGACGTGGCCTCTCGCGGGTCCTGCCGGGGGGCTGTCGCGGCGGCTGTCGAGGCGTACGGGCGGCTCGACGTGCTGGTCAACAACGCCGGCCGGCACGACTTCAGGCTGACGGCCGACGTCACCGAGGAGGAGTGGGACCACGACATCGCCCTCAACCTCAGCGGCGCGTTCCACCTCAGCCAGGCCGCGATCCCGCACCTGCTCGAGACCGGCGGCAACATCGTCAACGTCGCTTCGGTCGCCGGTGTCATGGGCGAGGCCTACTCGGCGGCGTACACGGCAGCCAAGCACGGCATCGTCGGGCTCACCAAGGCGTTGGCGGTGGAGTACCTCGACTCACCGCTGCGGGTGAACTGTGTCTGCCCCGGCGGCATGGACACCCCGCAGGCGCAGACCATCAGCGTCCCCGACGGCGCGGACTGGGAGCTCATCATGCGCGTCGCCGCGAAGCGCGGCTTGATGAGCGCCGACAGCGTCGCAGCCGTCGTCGTGTTCCTGGCCTCGGACGACGCGGCGTCGGTGCACGGCAGCATCCAGATGGTCGACCACGGCCACCTCGCCGGCTGA
- a CDS encoding CoA transferase subunit A: MRAPSKELTIDEVVGRIESGMTVGIGGWGSRRKPMALVRAILRSDLTDLHIVSYAGPDVGLLLAAGKAGKVTYAFATLDSIPLEPLFSKARVERAAEFREWDEGMFQTGLRAAAQRVSFLPMRAGLGSAVLENDPGLRTVRSPYDDQEELVAVPALNLDVALVHMNRADELGNGQYLGPDPYFDDLFCMAAREAYVSTEQIIDTAGLTVDAPLQSLLLNRTMVTGVVETPNGAHFTDCSPTYGRDEKFQKAYATAAKTPEDWAAFHERFLSGDEVAYQAAVTAFREEA, translated from the coding sequence GTGAGAGCGCCGTCGAAGGAGCTGACAATCGACGAGGTCGTCGGCCGCATCGAGAGCGGGATGACCGTCGGCATCGGCGGGTGGGGCTCGCGCCGCAAGCCCATGGCGCTGGTCCGGGCGATCCTGCGCAGTGACCTCACCGACCTGCACATCGTGTCGTACGCCGGGCCCGACGTCGGGCTGCTGCTGGCGGCCGGCAAGGCCGGCAAGGTGACGTACGCGTTCGCGACCCTCGACTCGATCCCGCTCGAGCCGCTGTTCAGCAAGGCCCGCGTCGAGCGGGCCGCCGAGTTCCGCGAGTGGGACGAGGGCATGTTCCAGACCGGGCTGCGTGCTGCCGCCCAGCGGGTGTCGTTCCTGCCGATGCGGGCCGGGCTCGGCTCCGCCGTGCTCGAGAACGACCCCGGCCTCCGCACGGTGCGCTCGCCGTACGACGACCAGGAGGAGCTCGTCGCGGTGCCGGCGCTCAACCTCGACGTCGCCCTGGTGCACATGAACCGCGCCGACGAGCTCGGCAACGGGCAGTACCTCGGCCCGGACCCCTACTTCGACGACCTGTTCTGCATGGCCGCCCGCGAGGCGTACGTGTCGACCGAGCAGATCATCGACACCGCCGGCCTGACCGTCGACGCACCGCTGCAGAGCCTGCTGCTCAACCGGACGATGGTGACCGGCGTCGTCGAGACCCCCAACGGCGCTCACTTCACGGATTGCTCCCCCACGTACGGGCGCGACGAGAAGTTCCAGAAGGCGTACGCCACGGCGGCGAAGACGCCCGAGGACTGGGCTGCGTTCCACGAACGATTCCTGTCCGGCGACGAGGTGGCCTATCAAGCCGCGGTCACCGCGTTCCGAGAGGAGGCCTGA